CGCTAAGTTTTCACCTACTTTAAAAGCTTTAAAATCAGTTGTAGCAATTGAAAAATTACCTTTGCTCCTTATCGCGTCTTTTAAGAAATTTTCAGCTCCCTTGGCAATATTTTCCCCGTTAGTTTCTAAAGTTTCTTTAATCACCTGCGGATTAAGGTGAGGAAAGTTAGTCGGTGCCATTGCATCAATAAATTGCTTAATGAAAAAATCAAGTTTATGAATTTCTTTTTTATCAAGATTGTGGCATTCTTTCATTACATCTTTTACCCAAGCGGAATTTAGGTAATAAGCTTGTTTAATAAAATTAAAGAAAGGGTTATTCTCCCATGCTTCATCAATAAAGCGATTATCTTTACCTTCCGACTTAAATTCAGATTCAATCTCTTTTCCGGCAGCTTTATGTGCAACATTAGTCATAAGCTTTAAGTAATCTTTATATAGCTCCAAACTATGCTCCAGCATCTTTTCCGGATGCACGTATATCTCTTGCATAGCCTTGCGTGTTGCATCGGATAAATTAAACGGATCCGGCTCCACAGCTTTCATTTTATCGGACATATTTGCCGCCATTTCACTAAAAGCATTTTGGTAAGCTGTGAATGCATGTATTAAATTCTCGGATAGTTTATGAGAATCGTAGTTGGTATTCATTTCTCCTCCCCTATTGGTCTTTAACATATTGAAATTCTATTAACATTAAGTTAAAACATTTTTTTATATAACACACTAACTATTTGATTTATACTCATATAAATTAACACTTATACAGAACCAAAAAGTTAAATGAATACTAATAAACACAATCTTAGAAACTTATTGTTTTCTACGCTTCATAAGGTAATCAGCACATATTACCCAACCTTACTTAAGCTCGAAGAAGAGTTTAATAGCGCAAAAGATAAAGATATTTTCTTTCTTAATAATACGACAAATACAGAAGCAATAACATGCCTACAACAATTTATTCAATACACAACAATTAAACTGCTGTTAAACAACCTAAGTAATAACCTGGAATTTGTTGCAGAGTATAAAAAAAAATATGATAATTTCATCATAAATAAAGATAATTTTGATAGTACTACATTATTAAAAAAAGCTGACCGGTATAACCTTTGAACCGGTGCTGACAGCTCACCCGACTGAGCCGCTTTCTCATGAAATTTTGCATAAAGTTTCTAAATTGCATATTCACCTGGAAGAAAATCCGGCTTCTTTTGATGATAAGTTTGTAGCTGCTCTTTTGCTCGAGCTGATGCAAACTCCGCTCACCCCGAAGTGCAAACTTTCAGTTGAAGATGAAGTGAAAGATAATTTAGAGTATTTTTATAAGTTGTATCAAGCACTGCCTATACTTATTAATAATATAGTTGAGACGTTTTCAAGCAGTGAGATAAAAACAATTAAAAGACATAATTTCCTGAAACCGAGAAGCTGGACGGGTGGAGATGCCGACGGCAATCCTAATATTACTGCTCTCACTATGCTAAATGCAGTTGAAGCGCAATCGAAAGCAGTGATTGCTTGGCATATAAAAGTATTAAATCAATTAATCCAAAAAGAGATTCCTGACCTCGGGTTATATCAAAATATCATACAGCTAAGGCTGCTTTTAGTGCAATATCACGGTGATACTAAAAATATAGAAGAAAACTATAAAAGCTTTATAGCATTCTTTAATAATATTATGCTTAAAAATGAAGCAGTTTTGAAACAATATCCCCATATTGGAACAATATTGGAAAACTTTAGCATGCAGCTGACTACTTTCGGTTTCCACCTTGCTTTAATAGATGTCAGGCAAAATGCCGGAGTTTATGACGGGGTTTACCTGCAAATTTCTAAGTTTCTTAAAAAACCGATAACCTATACGGATATTATTCAAGATAGCTCACTCAAAGAAACTTTATTTAAAGCCTTTAAAGAGAATAAGTTTCTGAAGGATTACCCGTTAATTCAAACTGAATTCTTAAGAATTCAGGCAATAGCTAAATTTCCGCATATATTTTCTAACTTAATCATATCTGATACCCAAAATATATCAGATATATTAAACCCGGCTGCACTATGCCGAATATTTAAAGTGAACCCGACCATAATACCTTTGTTTGAAACTATAGAAGCTATAACTAACGCCCCCTCTATCATGCAGGCTTGTTTAAACAACAGCCATTATCAAGACATACAGGGAAATAAGCCGATAAAGATAATGCTGGGCTATAGTGACTCGGAAAAAGAAGCAGGAATTTTTATCCTTCCGTTAATTGAAAAAGTTACCACGGATATTAAAAAGTATTTTGAAAAACAAAACTTGGAACTTTCTATATTCCACGGCAACGGGCTTGACTTATCCAGAGGCGGGTCAACTCTTTTTGAAAGCGAGCAAACCATTCAAGGTAATCAAAAACGTTATTTATTTAATACGGTAGATAACACCATAATATATTTTTTCCATATATTGAATTCTAAATTGCATAAAGTTGAAGATAGCTTTCTTCCTGAGGTCACTAAATTAGCCGAATCCTCGGTTATTTCCTTTAAGAATCTTTTTAAGAAAGGAGATAATTTAAGCTCACTTGAAAATTATCTATCTTTGGCTTCACCTTATTGGTTATTTGTTAAAACTAACAATTTCAGCTCTAGACCTAGCTCCAGAAAAGCTGAAGATAGTAAAAACGCGGCTTTCAAGCCATGGCTCATCCCGAAGTTTTATCCGAATGGAGAAGTGCTGGCAGGGATTAGAGCGATTTCTCAAGTAAACACGATTGAAGGAACATTCTTAAACTTTAATTTATGGTATGGCTTAGAGGAATTTTTACATGCAACCGAGCCGAGTAAACTTAATAAATTATTAACCACTTCACCCGTAGTTAATGACTTATTATTAAAGTCATTAATTGGAGTTGAACTTACTGATTTAAATGCGGCTAGGCAGTTTTTCCCTCTGCAAATTGATAATAAATTCTTCTTAACAATTGAGCAAAAATATAATTCGCTATTTAATATAGTAAATAAATTAAATTTAAAACTGCCCATCCAAGTAGTAAGTGAGTTATCATCTAAAAAAGATTACGCAAACCCGATTAAGCATTTCATCAGCTTTTCCTGTAAGAATTTAGTATATAAATCCGTAAATTATCATCCGAAGACAATTAGGGAACTTTTTTCTTCCGATCTAACCGAAGAAAAATACATTGAATTAATTACAAATCTTTTCGGCGCTGCATATTGCGGTTTTACCGAATATCGCACCCCGCCCTATTCTTTACTTGATGTTAGTTTTACTTTTCTTTTGCAAAGCAACAACTTGCAAAAGGGTAAAGACAAAAGTTAAACCCAACACCCCGAAAGTTTTAAAAGAAACCCAAGTTCTTTCAGAGAAATTTCTCCAGATTACTTCATTTAAAACCGCACAGGTAATAAAGAAAACCAGCCATTGTTTTGATAAATTAAGATAAGTTTTATCATCTAACTCAAATGCTTGACCAAACAAATGTTTTAATAAAGCTTTTTTTGCGATAAGATCATATATAAGTATTGAAGCAAAGCTTAAATATAATATGGTAGGCTTAATTTTAATGAAAGTGGAGTCTCCGCTAAAAACTGTGATTCCGCCGAAAATTATGAGAATAATATTAGAAAAAACCATAATCTTAGGTAGCTTGCGCTTTATAATATAAACAACCGAAAGAGAAAGAAGGGAAGCAATGATTAAGCAAGTAGTGGCAGTTACAATATCACTTTTGTAATAAGCTATAATGAATACAAGCAGGGGAAGGAAATCACATAACTTTTCAATTAATTTTTGCATTTTAATAATTTTATAAAAAACTTTATGAACATACTATTGTTAAACAATTTCAACCACAAGCAAAATATAGGCGGTGTTCTTATCAGGCTTGCTTTCACTCTTCTTTTTATATCTTTAGCACAAGTTACATACTCCGAAGAGAACGAAGAGCATAGTGATCAGAAAATTTTTACCGTAAAAAATATTAATATTTATGCGGAAGGCGAAACCTTAGAGGAAGCTACCGACAAAGCACTTAGAGCCGGGAGTATTGAGGCTTTGGACAAATTACTGAGTAATATTATAGTATATGATGAGCGCCATAAAAGCAGCTCAATTATCAATCGAACGAATGCCTATGATTTTGTTAATTACACAGAAATTGAATCTGAAAGAATGACTTCTCATTCCTATAAAGCAACTATTACTTATAAATTTAACCATAAAAAAATCCGCAATCTTTTAAATTCCTCAGGGATAAAATACGTCGGTAGAACTGTACAAAATGCTTTATTGATACCGATTTTACATAGCAAAGGCGGTAGTATCACTATATGGAGTAACGATGATTGGAGAAATGCCTGGGACGAAACTTCGCTGAAAGTAGGCTTAATGAATTATATTTTAAGCGAAGGAGATTTGATTGACATAGGCGCTCTCAATCCTAAAGAAATAATGTCGGCACCTCTTGAAAAATATACTTCGATACTTAAAGATTATGAATCGGAAAGCTTGATTGCGATATTCAGCACCGAACTTGATAATAAACTCGATATCACCATAAGGTTTTTGAATCCTACCAATAATTATTATAGATATACTTCGCTTTTACGAAATAAAGATGAGAGCGAAAAAGAATTTTATAAGCGTGCGGCACATGAGCTTACTATTAAAATTGATGCCGATTGGAAAGGTGAAAAAGTATTTGATAATGAACGATACTATTCTTCAAAACTCATAGTTAAATATAATAAGCCTGCAGGATGGATGAAAATTAAAAAAGATTTGGAAGAGATCAAAGAAATACTGCAGATAAAACTTTTAAACAAAAGCGCAACCGAAGCTGAAATTGAAATTATTTATACATTACCTCCCGCTATATTTTCCAATGAATTATTATATAAAGGCTATGCACTTAAAAAAACTGAAGGGCAGATTCATTTAGTCAGTCGTTAAAGTTTTGCCCGTTAAATAAAAATTTTTTTCCTCTTAGTGATTCGTTAACCATTTGTTAACTTTTGATTGTTAACCTGCAAGAATAATTCAAGCATGAGGAATAAAATGGCAACAGTTACTTTATTCACTAATTTAGAAACTACACCTTCTAAATTTAGCCTGCTCTCTTTAAAAGGGTTTTGGTTATCATTATTTTCTATAACCGCTTACTTTAAACAAAAAAAACTGACCACTTCAGGTAACGCAACTAATTCGATAGCGAACAGGAGCAACCTTGATAAGGAAATACCTAAGCCTCTGACATACGGAGTCTGGTATGAAATTTACAAAGAAAGAAACAAACTGGAATTTGCTTTAGATAGCATATACTCATCAAATTTGCATAATTTACCTTTTGAAGTAAAAGATAATTAAAATAAATTAAATTAAGCTGCAAAGCACAAATTTAACACCTTTTAAAATCCGTAGATAAAAATTCTTGATAAATTTTATTGAAATATATAATCTTTTTTATATAATCAGGCTTTATTTTTTATTTTGGTAAAGATGAAGTTCCCGATTACATTAATACCTGCCGGCACTCAGATTGATTTTATTGGTAAAAAATCAATAGCATTTGTATTCAGCTTAGTGTTAACACTTATAATATGTGTACTTTTTTTTGTAAAAGGGTTGAACCTTGGTATTGATTTCACGGGCGGAATAATATTTGAAATAAAAACCTCAAAAGAAGTCGAGCTGAAAGACCTTAGAGATTTATTAAGTAATGCGGGCTACAAAGGTGCAACTTTACAAAATTTAGGCCAAGCTGATACAATTTTGATTAGGATTCAACCTAAAGATAATGCGGAACAAAAACAGGAAGTTGAAGAAGTTAAGAATTTATTAGTCCGTCACCTTGATAAGCAGGTAGAATTCCGAAAAGTTGATTATGTCGGCCCTAAAGTAGGTAAAGACTTAGTATTTAAGGGTATTTCAGCAACCGTGCTATCTTTAATATCGATGATGATATATATCTGGTTCAGGTTTAACTGGCAATACGGAGTAGGCGCAATATTAGCTTTAGTTCATGATGCTTTTGTTACTTTAGGGTTTTATATAATTTCAGGTGAAGAGTTTAATTTAACTTCCATTGCTGCGATTTTAACCGTAATCGGTTATTCGATAAACGATTCGGTAGTAATTTTTGACAGAATTAGAGAAAACTTTAGGAAATATAAACTTACGGATGTTGCAAAACTGATCAACCTAAGTTTAAACGAAACTCTTTCAAGAACGATAATGACGGTACTTACCACTTTAGTTGTTTGTATTGCCTTAGTCGTCTTTGGAGGTGAAGTAATTTATGGATTCAGTATGGCTATGTTAGTAGGTATTGCTTTTGGTACTTATTCATCCGTATATATAGCAGCACCAATATTATTACATACTAAAATCAATAAATTATAATTGAGCTTAATTTAAAGGAGCATAACAATGAGTTTTAAAAGGTATTTTACTCGAAAACCAATAGACGAGTTAGTAAAAGAAGCAAATAGCTCGGATGGCCTGGAGAGGTCTTTAGGCGCTTTCCAACTTATAATGCTTGGGATCGGAGCAATTATAGGTGCAGGAATATTTGTATTAGCCGGAACAGCAGCAGGTCACTATGCAGGCCCTGCGGTTGTTATTTCTTTCGCCTTAAGCGGCCTTGCCTGTGCTTGTGCAGGTTTATGTTATGCAGAACTATCCTCCGCTATTCCGATTTCCGGAAGTTCCTATACATATACCTATGCTACGCTAGGTGAATTGGTAGCATGGATAATTTCAGGGATGATTTTACTTACCTATATTTTAGGAGCATCGGCAGTTGCCAGTGGTTGGTCGGATTATATGCTAAGCTTTTTAGGTGACTACGGTATCACTTTAGCACCTCAATATACCTGTCCTACAGGTAATGCGCTAAGTTTACCGGACGGCTCTTCAGTCACATGTATTTTAAATCTTCCTGCGGCAATTATTGTCGGTTTACTTGCAATAGTGGTTTTTTTAGGATCTGATGCTTCTGCAACAATCAATACCATTATAGTTGTAATAAAAATGACCGTGTTGCTTGGATTTATTGCAATCGGTGCTACTAAGGTCGATGTAAATAACTGGATACCGTTTATTCCTGAGAATACAGGAAAATTCGGAGAGTTCGGTATTTCCGGGATTATAGGCGGAGCAGGAGTAGTATTTCTGGCATTCACCGGATTTGATGCAGTTGCAACTGCTGCACAAGAAGCTAAAAACCCGCAAAGAGATTTACCAATCGGAATTTTAGGCTCTCTCTTTATCAGCACCATCACCTATATTTTAGTATCAGGCGTGCTAACCGGAGTTGCTAATTATACTGAACTCGGTGTAGGTAGCCCGATTGCGGTTGCGGTTGATAAAATGAATATGCCGTGGTTTTCGACTGTAATTAAAATTGGAGCAGTTGCCGGCTTAACTTCGGTAATTCTAGTTTTAATATATGGAGTGGTAAGAGTTCTATATACCGTTACTCATGACGGTTTATTGCCTAAAGCTTTAGCTAAATGTCACAAGAAGTATCATACTCCGCATATTTTAACTTTCCTTGCGGCAGGTGTTATAGCGATACTCGGTTCAACTTTACAAATCAATAAGCTTGTTGAACTTGCAAATTTCGGTGCAATGGTTACTTTTGCAATTGTATGCTTCGGTACACTTTACTTAAGATATAAATATCCTGATCTTCCAAGAGGCTTCAGATGCCCGCTGGTTCCATGGATTCCGCTTGCAGGGGTTATATTGTTCGTACAAATTATTGCCGGCCTTTCATTAACCACATTTATTTATGCGGGTATTTGGATTGCATTTATACTGGTTATTTATTTTGCATACGGGCAATTTAACAGTAACCTTCAGAAAAGCATAAACGAAGGTAAACTTAAAGAAGAAGTTCTATAAATAAAATCCAAAATATTAAGAATAAAAAAAGCGCTAATATTAGCGCTTTTTTTATTTTCATTATATAGTTAAATTTTATTCGTTTGAATATCTTCGGTTTTCATACCTACAGCTCATGGTGGTGAGTGTGCTCGCACATGCTTAAAATACTGCCGACTTTATCCTCATAGTTATGGTATTTAGCCCAATCAGCCACTTCATGATAATCTATATGGCTTTCTTCGCTAAGTTTGTATACCACGTCAAACTGGTTGTTATTAAGTGCATGCCTTAACTCAACAATATCGACTCCGGGCAGCTCTTCACTTTTTATAACTTTATGATAACCGTTCCATATGTTTTGAGATGCTTCAGTATCTTTAAGTAAGGTGGCTATATTTTTATTGTTCTTAAGCGCATAATCATAAGCTTTATTACCTTGTTCATCAATCAAATCAGCCCTTGCTCCGTACCTAACCAACAGTTTTGCTACCTCAAATGCATCTTCTTGATTTTGACATATGGAAGCAGCATGAAGTGCGGTATAGTGATCTTTATAACTTACTATATTAGGATCGGCTTTATATTTCAGTAGCAGCTCAACTAAATCCTTTTTACCGGTAAATGCCGCTAAGTGAAGCGGAGTTAAACCGTCACTTTTACGTTGAATATCGGGGTCAGCACCATTTGATAAATCTTTCATTAAAAGTTTAGGATTATCAATTATCACATCATAATGTAATTTTGATTCACTATTTTTATTAGCGTTCGCTATTATTTCCACAATCTTATGAGCCAAAGGCTTTAAGTTTTCAAACATCCCGTTTAGCATTTCTTCTGCATTTTTTATAAAATTTATAAAATTCTTAACATTTTTCTTATCATTAAGAAAATCGTTTATTAAATTTAATGTTTCATGTTTAGCCATTTTATTTCATCTCCTATACTTAATTTTCATTCACTATAATC
The endosymbiont of Acanthamoeba sp. UWC8 DNA segment above includes these coding regions:
- a CDS encoding phosphoenolpyruvate carboxylase, with the protein product MLTAHPTEPLSHEILHKVSKLHIHLEENPASFDDKFVAALLLELMQTPLTPKCKLSVEDEVKDNLEYFYKLYQALPILINNIVETFSSSEIKTIKRHNFLKPRSWTGGDADGNPNITALTMLNAVEAQSKAVIAWHIKVLNQLIQKEIPDLGLYQNIIQLRLLLVQYHGDTKNIEENYKSFIAFFNNIMLKNEAVLKQYPHIGTILENFSMQLTTFGFHLALIDVRQNAGVYDGVYLQISKFLKKPITYTDIIQDSSLKETLFKAFKENKFLKDYPLIQTEFLRIQAIAKFPHIFSNLIISDTQNISDILNPAALCRIFKVNPTIIPLFETIEAITNAPSIMQACLNNSHYQDIQGNKPIKIMLGYSDSEKEAGIFILPLIEKVTTDIKKYFEKQNLELSIFHGNGLDLSRGGSTLFESEQTIQGNQKRYLFNTVDNTIIYFFHILNSKLHKVEDSFLPEVTKLAESSVISFKNLFKKGDNLSSLENYLSLASPYWLFVKTNNFSSRPSSRKAEDSKNAAFKPWLIPKFYPNGEVLAGIRAISQVNTIEGTFLNFNLWYGLEEFLHATEPSKLNKLLTTSPVVNDLLLKSLIGVELTDLNAARQFFPLQIDNKFFLTIEQKYNSLFNIVNKLNLKLPIQVVSELSSKKDYANPIKHFISFSCKNLVYKSVNYHPKTIRELFSSDLTEEKYIELITNLFGAAYCGFTEYRTPPYSLLDVSFTFLLQSNNLQKGKDKS
- the ispZ gene encoding septation protein IspZ, with the protein product MQKLIEKLCDFLPLLVFIIAYYKSDIVTATTCLIIASLLSLSVVYIIKRKLPKIMVFSNIILIIFGGITVFSGDSTFIKIKPTILYLSFASILIYDLIAKKALLKHLFGQAFELDDKTYLNLSKQWLVFFITCAVLNEVIWRNFSERTWVSFKTFGVLGLTFVFTLLQVVALQKKSKTNIK
- a CDS encoding DUF2066 domain-containing protein; the encoded protein is MNILLLNNFNHKQNIGGVLIRLAFTLLFISLAQVTYSEENEEHSDQKIFTVKNINIYAEGETLEEATDKALRAGSIEALDKLLSNIIVYDERHKSSSIINRTNAYDFVNYTEIESERMTSHSYKATITYKFNHKKIRNLLNSSGIKYVGRTVQNALLIPILHSKGGSITIWSNDDWRNAWDETSLKVGLMNYILSEGDLIDIGALNPKEIMSAPLEKYTSILKDYESESLIAIFSTELDNKLDITIRFLNPTNNYYRYTSLLRNKDESEKEFYKRAAHELTIKIDADWKGEKVFDNERYYSSKLIVKYNKPAGWMKIKKDLEEIKEILQIKLLNKSATEAEIEIIYTLPPAIFSNELLYKGYALKKTEGQIHLVSR
- the secF gene encoding protein translocase subunit SecF encodes the protein MKFPITLIPAGTQIDFIGKKSIAFVFSLVLTLIICVLFFVKGLNLGIDFTGGIIFEIKTSKEVELKDLRDLLSNAGYKGATLQNLGQADTILIRIQPKDNAEQKQEVEEVKNLLVRHLDKQVEFRKVDYVGPKVGKDLVFKGISATVLSLISMMIYIWFRFNWQYGVGAILALVHDAFVTLGFYIISGEEFNLTSIAAILTVIGYSINDSVVIFDRIRENFRKYKLTDVAKLINLSLNETLSRTIMTVLTTLVVCIALVVFGGEVIYGFSMAMLVGIAFGTYSSVYIAAPILLHTKINKL
- a CDS encoding amino acid permease — protein: MSFKRYFTRKPIDELVKEANSSDGLERSLGAFQLIMLGIGAIIGAGIFVLAGTAAGHYAGPAVVISFALSGLACACAGLCYAELSSAIPISGSSYTYTYATLGELVAWIISGMILLTYILGASAVASGWSDYMLSFLGDYGITLAPQYTCPTGNALSLPDGSSVTCILNLPAAIIVGLLAIVVFLGSDASATINTIIVVIKMTVLLGFIAIGATKVDVNNWIPFIPENTGKFGEFGISGIIGGAGVVFLAFTGFDAVATAAQEAKNPQRDLPIGILGSLFISTITYILVSGVLTGVANYTELGVGSPIAVAVDKMNMPWFSTVIKIGAVAGLTSVILVLIYGVVRVLYTVTHDGLLPKALAKCHKKYHTPHILTFLAAGVIAILGSTLQINKLVELANFGAMVTFAIVCFGTLYLRYKYPDLPRGFRCPLVPWIPLAGVILFVQIIAGLSLTTFIYAGIWIAFILVIYFAYGQFNSNLQKSINEGKLKEEVL
- a CDS encoding ankyrin repeat domain-containing protein, whose translation is MAKHETLNLINDFLNDKKNVKNFINFIKNAEEMLNGMFENLKPLAHKIVEIIANANKNSESKLHYDVIIDNPKLLMKDLSNGADPDIQRKSDGLTPLHLAAFTGKKDLVELLLKYKADPNIVSYKDHYTALHAASICQNQEDAFEVAKLLVRYGARADLIDEQGNKAYDYALKNNKNIATLLKDTEASQNIWNGYHKVIKSEELPGVDIVELRHALNNNQFDVVYKLSEESHIDYHEVADWAKYHNYEDKVGSILSMCEHTHHHEL